From a single Calothrix sp. NIES-2098 genomic region:
- a CDS encoding sodium/hydrogen exchanger: MSNFELVLKLLLQLTVILVTCRLVTIVGKRYLGQTDVVCEMIAGVMLGPSLLGLINPEIQQWLFPKAPILLATGAKIPNPSMSILFAISQIGLVIYMFLIGLEFNTNLIKQRMKSAGLVSGAGIIAPFCLGAVAAFFLYGKGDLFKSGVTPWAAALYLGASMSITAFPMLARMLYERGIAKTTFGTLALAAGSIDDATAWCLLAIVLASLNANTSIAALAIGGGIGYVIFTIFVGRPALTIFTRIADKDGRVTIQTLTLVLMVLMFCSWFTDAIGIYAVFGAFILGTAMPRGEFAEQIRDRTEYLTTAFLLPIFFVFSGLNTQIGLVNTPTLWGITLLIIAIAILGKGIACMLAARFAGESWRESATIGALMNARGLMELIILNIGLEQGVITPTLFTIMVIMAIVTTLMASPLVAFLLQGTSYEKSPA, encoded by the coding sequence ATGTCAAATTTTGAGCTAGTACTCAAGCTGTTACTGCAACTAACCGTAATCTTGGTAACTTGTCGCCTGGTAACTATTGTTGGGAAACGATATTTGGGACAAACCGATGTTGTTTGTGAAATGATTGCTGGTGTAATGTTAGGCCCATCTTTGCTGGGTTTAATCAATCCAGAAATACAGCAATGGCTATTTCCCAAAGCACCAATTTTATTAGCAACGGGAGCAAAAATTCCCAATCCTTCGATGTCAATTCTCTTCGCAATCAGTCAGATTGGGCTGGTAATTTATATGTTTTTAATCGGCTTAGAATTCAATACCAATCTGATTAAGCAGCGCATGAAGAGTGCTGGTTTGGTATCTGGTGCAGGGATAATTGCGCCTTTTTGTTTGGGTGCAGTGGCAGCTTTTTTCTTATATGGTAAAGGCGATTTATTCAAATCGGGAGTTACACCTTGGGCTGCGGCTTTATATCTCGGTGCTTCGATGTCGATTACAGCATTTCCCATGTTAGCCCGGATGCTCTACGAACGCGGCATTGCTAAAACCACCTTTGGCACTTTAGCACTAGCAGCTGGTTCTATAGATGATGCGACTGCATGGTGTTTGCTAGCTATTGTCTTAGCCAGTCTAAATGCGAATACAAGTATTGCTGCTTTAGCAATTGGTGGTGGTATCGGCTACGTGATATTCACAATTTTTGTTGGCAGACCTGCATTAACTATCTTTACACGCATCGCAGACAAAGATGGTAGGGTGACAATTCAAACTTTAACTTTAGTGCTGATGGTGTTAATGTTCTGTTCGTGGTTTACTGATGCCATAGGTATCTATGCAGTCTTTGGTGCTTTTATTTTAGGTACAGCAATGCCAAGGGGTGAATTTGCCGAACAAATACGCGATCGCACAGAATATTTAACAACGGCATTTTTATTGCCAATATTTTTTGTCTTCTCTGGACTCAACACGCAAATCGGATTGGTAAATACACCTACCTTGTGGGGAATTACGCTGTTAATTATAGCGATCGCAATTTTGGGTAAAGGTATTGCTTGTATGCTAGCAGCAAGATTTGCCGGAGAAAGTTGGCGCGAATCAGCCACTATTGGTGCGCTAATGAATGCACGCGGTTTGATGGAGTTAATCATCCTGAATATTGGTCTAGAGCAAGGCGTAATTACCCCAACTTTATTTACTATCATGGTTATTATGGCAATTGTGACAACATTAATGGCATCGCCATTAGTTGCCTTTTTATTACAAGGTACAAGTTACGAAAAATCTCCGGCTTAA
- a CDS encoding GCN5-related N-acetyltransferase has product MSANEIILRPAQETDAWDISAIHIAAIKALPATFYSHKELLAWRNYRDKPDGSNIMKSLKAKHLWVAIENDVVAGFASYIADELIALYVHPKYQKKGIGRVLVQHFCHQASEQGIDKVLTTASLYAEGFYSRLGFTFIARAPHQLKKGVIVPVTKMSKKLDLA; this is encoded by the coding sequence ATGAGTGCTAACGAAATCATTCTTCGACCTGCACAAGAAACAGATGCATGGGATATTAGTGCAATTCATATTGCTGCGATCAAAGCACTACCAGCAACTTTCTATTCTCACAAAGAACTGTTAGCTTGGCGAAATTATCGTGACAAGCCTGATGGTTCAAATATCATGAAGAGTCTTAAAGCAAAACATTTGTGGGTAGCTATCGAAAATGATGTAGTTGCCGGGTTTGCTAGTTATATTGCAGATGAACTCATAGCTTTATACGTACATCCCAAATACCAAAAAAAAGGTATAGGGCGAGTTTTAGTTCAACATTTTTGCCATCAAGCCAGCGAGCAAGGTATAGATAAAGTACTTACAACTGCTAGCCTTTATGCTGAAGGATTTTATTCGCGGTTGGGTTTTACTTTTATCGCCAGGGCACCGCATCAGTTAAAGAAAGGGGTAATTGTTCCAGTCACGAAAATGAGTAAAAAATTAGATTTAGCTTGA
- a CDS encoding sulfate ABC transporter, inner membrane subunit CysW has product MTVNEPKFHSSTAEKDIVKPKKPKSWVPTLLIVIAIAYLALVQYIPALNVFIQAFSKGVGPFFANLSKPAFLHAAWLTLLLALIAVPINAVFGLCAAWAIARHNFPGKAVVLSIIDLPFSISPVVAGLMIVLLYGRNGWFGPWLQAHDIQIIFAFPGMVLATAFVSMPFVAREVIPVLEEFGKDQEEAARTLGANDWQTFWRVTLPSIRWGLLYGLILTNARAMGEFGAVSVVSGNIADKTQSLPLFVEDAYKQYETEAAFSAAVLLALLAVVTLVLKEILERKTRIKDVE; this is encoded by the coding sequence ATGACAGTAAATGAGCCAAAGTTTCACTCATCAACGGCTGAGAAAGATATAGTCAAGCCGAAAAAGCCTAAAAGTTGGGTGCCAACACTGTTGATTGTAATTGCGATCGCTTATTTAGCTTTAGTTCAATATATCCCGGCACTCAACGTTTTTATCCAAGCCTTCAGCAAAGGAGTTGGGCCGTTCTTTGCCAACTTATCCAAACCCGCCTTTCTCCATGCAGCTTGGCTAACACTGTTACTAGCGCTGATCGCTGTCCCGATTAATGCAGTTTTTGGATTGTGTGCAGCTTGGGCGATCGCTCGTCATAACTTCCCTGGTAAGGCTGTAGTCTTAAGTATTATTGACCTACCCTTTTCGATTTCACCCGTAGTTGCTGGATTGATGATTGTACTGCTCTATGGGCGGAATGGGTGGTTTGGCCCTTGGCTACAAGCACATGATATCCAAATTATCTTTGCCTTTCCTGGTATGGTACTGGCTACGGCGTTTGTAAGTATGCCGTTTGTTGCGAGGGAAGTAATTCCTGTTTTAGAAGAATTTGGTAAGGATCAAGAAGAAGCAGCAAGAACACTTGGTGCAAACGATTGGCAAACATTTTGGCGCGTTACCCTACCCAGTATTCGCTGGGGCTTACTCTATGGCTTAATTCTCACCAATGCAAGAGCAATGGGTGAATTTGGTGCGGTTTCGGTAGTATCTGGCAATATTGCTGATAAAACTCAGAGCTTACCGCTATTTGTAGAAGATGCTTACAAACAGTACGAAACTGAAGCTGCATTCTCTGCTGCTGTACTATTAGCGCTATTAGCAGTAGTCACTTTGGTGTTGAAGGAGATTTTAGAACGGAAAACCCGAATTAAAGATGTGGAATAA
- a CDS encoding sulfate ABC transporter permease protein CysT: MTLSPPVEIDSKTPFWKTLLEKLRQIPWTWRITLVYLTVMLFVPIAAMFLKASTEPPARFWEIATSPLALATYNVTFVTSLAAALLNGVFGTLIAWVLVRYDFPLKRIIDATVDLPFALPTSVAGLTLATVYSDNGWIGSLLAPLGIKVSFTRLGVWVAMIFISLPFVVRTVQPVLQEMEHEIEEAAWSLGASQWQTFWKVILPPLFPTILTGIALGFSRAVGEYGSTVIISSNTPFQDLIAPVLIFQRLEQYDYSGATVIGVVLLAISLVLLLAINFLQAWSRRYDSK; this comes from the coding sequence ATGACTCTATCTCCTCCTGTAGAAATTGATAGTAAAACTCCGTTCTGGAAAACGTTACTGGAGAAATTGCGTCAGATTCCTTGGACTTGGCGCATCACTTTGGTATATCTAACAGTGATGTTGTTTGTCCCGATAGCGGCGATGTTTCTCAAAGCCAGTACAGAACCGCCAGCGCGATTTTGGGAAATTGCTACTAGTCCCTTGGCATTAGCTACCTATAATGTTACCTTTGTCACCTCATTGGCAGCGGCTCTGCTTAATGGGGTTTTTGGCACGCTGATTGCTTGGGTATTGGTGCGCTACGACTTTCCCTTGAAACGCATCATTGATGCCACCGTAGATTTACCGTTTGCGTTGCCAACCTCGGTAGCAGGTTTAACACTGGCAACAGTATATAGCGATAATGGCTGGATTGGTTCGCTATTAGCACCGCTAGGGATTAAGGTATCTTTCACTCGGTTAGGCGTGTGGGTAGCAATGATATTTATCTCCCTACCCTTTGTCGTGCGGACAGTGCAACCCGTACTTCAGGAAATGGAACATGAAATTGAAGAAGCTGCTTGGTCTTTAGGCGCTTCTCAATGGCAGACTTTTTGGAAAGTAATTTTACCGCCGTTATTTCCCACAATTTTGACTGGTATTGCTTTGGGTTTCTCGCGTGCAGTAGGAGAATATGGCTCTACTGTGATTATTTCTTCTAATACACCTTTCCAAGATTTGATTGCACCCGTGTTGATTTTTCAGCGACTAGAGCAGTATGACTATTCTGGTGCAACTGTCATCGGCGTAGTTTTATTAGCAATTTCCTTGGTGCTACTCCTCGCAATTAATTTCTTACAAGCGTGGTCAAGAAGATATGACAGTAAATGA
- a CDS encoding sulfate ABC transporter periplasmic sulfate-binding protein, giving the protein MSLWPRPLKRSQLSIERIITRFRLNSLKGFVSLFLTGILLSVSLAACSGGNGNNSASETPAASPVAAANKQNVELTLVSFAVTKAAHEAIIPKFVEKWKQEHNQTVTFKQSYGGSGSQTRAVIDGLEADVVHLALAGDTQKIEKAGLIQPGWEKEVPNDGIVSKSVAALVTRPGNPKGIKTWSDLAKDGVKLITADPKTSGVARWNFLALWNSVIKTGGDDAKALDFVTKVYKNVPILTKDAREATDAFFKQGQGDALINYENEIILAEQKGEKVTAIVPDVNISIDNPVAVVDKNVDKHGTREVAEGFVKYLYTPEAQQEFAKLGFRPVDETVANNKEIADKFPKVKTLGTVKDFGGWDAINKKFFADGAIFDKIQAQKK; this is encoded by the coding sequence ATGAGTCTGTGGCCGCGCCCCCTGAAGCGATCGCAACTGAGTATTGAACGAATCATCACTCGGTTCCGGCTAAATTCGCTGAAAGGCTTTGTATCGCTATTTTTAACAGGGATATTACTGAGTGTATCCCTTGCAGCTTGTTCTGGTGGAAATGGTAATAATTCTGCCAGTGAAACCCCAGCTGCTAGTCCTGTTGCTGCTGCCAACAAACAAAATGTGGAATTAACTCTTGTTTCCTTTGCTGTCACCAAAGCAGCTCACGAAGCGATTATTCCTAAATTTGTAGAAAAATGGAAGCAAGAACATAACCAAACTGTCACCTTCAAACAAAGCTATGGCGGTTCTGGTTCTCAAACCCGCGCTGTAATTGATGGTTTGGAAGCAGACGTTGTTCATTTGGCGCTGGCTGGAGATACTCAAAAGATTGAGAAAGCCGGACTAATTCAACCAGGATGGGAAAAAGAAGTTCCCAATGATGGCATTGTCTCCAAATCTGTAGCAGCATTAGTAACTCGTCCAGGCAATCCCAAAGGTATTAAAACTTGGTCTGATTTAGCCAAAGATGGTGTAAAACTAATTACCGCTGACCCCAAAACCTCAGGGGTTGCACGTTGGAATTTCCTTGCCCTGTGGAATTCCGTAATTAAAACTGGTGGAGACGACGCTAAAGCTCTTGACTTTGTAACTAAAGTCTATAAGAACGTGCCCATCTTAACTAAAGACGCCAGAGAAGCTACAGATGCTTTCTTTAAACAAGGTCAAGGCGATGCCCTAATTAATTACGAAAACGAAATTATCCTGGCAGAGCAAAAGGGTGAGAAAGTAACTGCTATTGTTCCTGATGTGAACATCTCTATCGATAATCCTGTTGCAGTTGTAGATAAAAACGTTGACAAACACGGTACTCGTGAAGTCGCCGAAGGTTTTGTGAAATATCTGTACACTCCAGAAGCGCAGCAAGAATTTGCAAAATTAGGATTCCGACCTGTAGATGAGACAGTAGCAAATAATAAAGAAATTGCAGATAAATTCCCGAAGGTGAAAACTCTGGGTACGGTTAAAGATTTCGGTGGTTGGGATGCCATCAATAAGAAATTCTTTGCAGATGGTGCAATTTTCGATAAGATTCAAGCCCAAAAGAAATAG
- a CDS encoding thiosulfate-binding protein: MTHKPSHKLQLLNTVQQLFPSLKLPSVKTSSLLLATGLGFSTLIPVYAANTVSQTPSSHQKTQLISQNGKKVEITLVSYAVTKAAYGKIIPQFVAKWKREKGQDVIFRESYGGSGSQTRAVIDGLEADVVALALALDTKKIEQAGLIQPGWERENPNNSIVTHSVVALETRAGNPKKIKTWSDLAKPGVKIVTANPKTSGGARWNFLALWGAIAKNGGNETQARNFVTQVFKNVVVLPKDARESSDAFYKKGQGDVLLNYENELILAAQQGKTDTSYEVPSTNISIDAPVAVVDKNVDKHGNRAVAEAFVKFLFAPEAQREFAKVGFRPVNSTVAKEVQNKFPKISRLYTVGDLGGWNSVQKKFFDDGAVFDQIQSGR; this comes from the coding sequence ATGACCCACAAACCATCTCATAAGTTGCAACTTTTAAATACAGTGCAGCAACTATTTCCATCCTTAAAGCTGCCCTCAGTTAAAACCTCTAGCCTATTGCTAGCAACAGGATTGGGGTTTAGCACTCTGATTCCTGTTTATGCAGCGAATACAGTTTCTCAAACTCCATCTAGTCATCAAAAAACTCAACTAATTAGCCAAAACGGTAAGAAAGTTGAAATCACTCTTGTTTCCTATGCAGTGACAAAAGCAGCTTATGGCAAAATAATTCCCCAGTTTGTAGCCAAATGGAAACGAGAAAAAGGTCAAGATGTGATTTTTCGTGAAAGTTATGGTGGTTCAGGCTCCCAAACTCGCGCTGTGATTGATGGTTTGGAAGCAGATGTTGTAGCTTTAGCATTGGCTCTCGATACCAAAAAAATCGAGCAAGCAGGCTTAATCCAACCAGGTTGGGAGCGTGAGAATCCAAATAACTCGATTGTGACTCACTCTGTAGTTGCTCTAGAAACCCGTGCGGGTAATCCGAAAAAGATTAAGACTTGGTCTGATTTAGCGAAACCAGGGGTTAAGATTGTAACCGCTAACCCCAAAACATCAGGTGGTGCTAGGTGGAATTTTCTTGCTTTGTGGGGAGCGATCGCCAAAAATGGTGGTAATGAAACCCAAGCTCGAAATTTTGTGACTCAGGTGTTTAAAAATGTCGTTGTGTTACCTAAAGATGCGCGGGAATCCAGCGATGCTTTTTATAAAAAAGGTCAAGGAGATGTTTTACTCAACTACGAAAATGAATTGATTTTAGCAGCACAACAAGGTAAAACAGACACCTCTTACGAAGTTCCCTCAACTAACATTTCTATAGATGCGCCAGTAGCAGTTGTAGATAAAAATGTTGATAAGCACGGTAACAGAGCAGTTGCTGAAGCTTTTGTCAAGTTTCTGTTCGCTCCCGAAGCACAGCGTGAATTTGCCAAAGTTGGGTTCCGGCCAGTTAACTCCACTGTAGCCAAAGAAGTACAGAACAAATTCCCCAAAATTTCGCGGCTGTATACAGTTGGAGATCTAGGAGGTTGGAATTCTGTTCAGAAGAAATTCTTCGATGATGGCGCAGTCTTTGACCAAATCCAAAGTGGGCGTTAA
- a CDS encoding thiamine-phosphate pyrophosphorylase, with translation MTITRVVDFPSFDESRNGVVVMVDPYSQTQQMQQVVYRILDANLDRAREGLRTIEEWCRFGLNNSQLTGECKRLRQEVANWHTAELRAARDTPGDTGTDLTHPQEEQRTSIKAVLQANFCRVQEAMRVLEEYGKLHHAEMGKAFKQMRYQVYTLESNLLGYQRHQLLWRSRLYLVTSPSENLLTTVEAALKGGLTLLQYRDKTADDTIRLEQAKKLRQLCHLYGALFIINDRIDLALATDADGVHLGQQDLPIDIARQLLGSHRLIGRSTTNLEEMQAAIAEGADYIGVGPVYETPTKAGKPAAGLEYVSYAAKNCPIPWFAIGGIDANNINDVIDAGAERVAVVRSLMQAEQPTLVAQYLLSQLHRIKPEA, from the coding sequence ATGACGATTACTAGAGTAGTTGATTTTCCGTCTTTTGATGAAAGCAGGAATGGGGTTGTTGTAATGGTCGATCCATACAGCCAAACGCAGCAGATGCAGCAAGTTGTCTACCGCATTTTAGATGCTAATTTAGATCGCGCTCGTGAAGGTTTGCGCACTATCGAAGAATGGTGTCGCTTTGGGTTAAATAATTCTCAGTTGACTGGGGAATGCAAACGTCTGCGACAAGAGGTAGCTAACTGGCATACAGCAGAACTAAGAGCAGCACGAGATACACCAGGGGACACAGGTACAGATCTAACGCATCCTCAAGAGGAGCAACGCACTAGCATCAAAGCCGTGTTGCAAGCTAACTTTTGTCGCGTGCAAGAAGCAATGCGGGTGCTGGAAGAATACGGTAAGCTGCATCACGCGGAGATGGGGAAAGCATTTAAGCAGATGCGGTATCAAGTATATACTCTAGAAAGCAATTTATTAGGTTATCAGCGCCATCAATTGCTGTGGCGATCGCGTCTGTATCTAGTTACCTCACCCTCAGAAAATTTGTTGACAACTGTGGAAGCTGCACTCAAAGGCGGATTGACTTTGTTACAATACCGTGACAAAACTGCTGATGATACTATTCGGCTAGAACAAGCTAAAAAACTGCGACAGCTATGCCATCTCTACGGCGCTCTTTTCATTATTAACGATCGCATAGATTTGGCTTTGGCAACAGATGCAGATGGCGTACATCTAGGACAGCAAGATCTGCCCATCGACATCGCCAGACAACTACTCGGTTCCCATCGCCTCATTGGTCGCTCTACCACCAATTTAGAAGAAATGCAAGCAGCAATAGCGGAAGGTGCTGATTATATTGGTGTAGGGCCAGTTTATGAAACCCCAACAAAGGCAGGTAAGCCAGCAGCAGGCTTAGAATATGTCAGCTATGCTGCTAAAAATTGCCCTATTCCCTGGTTTGCAATTGGCGGCATAGATGCAAATAATATCAATGACGTGATTGATGCAGGTGCAGAACGTGTAGCCGTGGTGCGATCGCTCATGCAAGCAGAACAACCCACATTAGTGGCACAATATTTGCTTTCACAATTGCATCGCATTAAACCAGAAGCTTAA
- a CDS encoding group 1 glycosyl transferase, with protein sequence MEHISQLATNVRDKTAYPDILVISRSFLPKEAVISEYIYNRCLQDPERVIVLAAACSGDKVFDRDQKFPIYRWPITRDWSFLNPCFNLIYSFVLAIKLYFRYHYRYIEWGHGYEFPSLLLLSYFLPIRFFIYLHGNDILCGLRNPIWRSLFKLTLKRAEGIVCNSSYTQDYLRAKLRLDTPTHVINPMVRAEKFSQVTSQGNLAELRANVRQTYNIPDTAVVILSVGKLVKHKSFNRVIDNLPLLLTVGVDVHYIMCGQGPCEAELKSLAQRLRVDRRVHFAGDVPDRELASYYAACDIFAMLNLFDKKASSIEGFGIVYLEASYFGKPVIASRLGGVIDAIHHEENGILVNPNSGYEVFQAFNRLCKDQPLREQLGRKGKELAQRKTFHRSLYKAE encoded by the coding sequence ATGGAACATATTTCACAACTGGCGACAAATGTTAGAGACAAAACTGCCTATCCAGATATTCTAGTTATATCTCGCAGCTTTCTACCAAAAGAAGCTGTAATTAGTGAGTATATATATAATCGTTGTCTGCAAGATCCAGAAAGGGTAATTGTTCTTGCTGCTGCTTGCTCAGGCGATAAAGTATTCGATCGCGATCAAAAATTTCCGATATATCGCTGGCCAATTACTAGGGATTGGAGTTTTCTCAATCCTTGCTTCAATCTGATTTATTCATTTGTTCTAGCAATTAAACTATATTTTCGCTATCACTATCGCTATATTGAATGGGGTCATGGCTACGAGTTTCCATCACTTTTACTCCTGAGCTATTTCCTCCCTATTCGTTTTTTTATCTATCTTCACGGTAATGATATTCTTTGTGGGTTACGCAATCCGATATGGCGATCGCTATTTAAATTAACACTTAAACGAGCTGAAGGGATTGTCTGTAACAGTTCCTATACACAAGATTATCTCAGAGCTAAGTTAAGATTGGATACCCCTACCCACGTTATTAACCCAATGGTTAGGGCTGAGAAATTTAGCCAAGTCACCAGTCAAGGTAATTTAGCTGAGTTACGTGCAAACGTGCGCCAGACATACAATATTCCCGATACAGCAGTAGTGATTCTCTCGGTGGGAAAGCTAGTTAAGCACAAAAGCTTTAACCGTGTAATTGATAATTTACCCCTACTACTAACTGTTGGGGTGGATGTTCACTACATAATGTGCGGGCAAGGCCCTTGTGAAGCGGAACTGAAATCTTTAGCACAACGCTTGCGAGTCGATCGCAGGGTACACTTTGCCGGAGATGTACCCGATCGCGAATTAGCTAGTTATTATGCAGCCTGTGATATATTTGCTATGCTGAATCTCTTCGATAAAAAAGCTAGCAGTATCGAGGGTTTTGGCATCGTTTACCTAGAAGCGAGTTACTTTGGTAAACCTGTGATTGCTTCTCGTTTAGGCGGTGTCATCGATGCAATTCACCACGAAGAAAACGGCATACTCGTTAACCCAAATTCGGGTTATGAAGTCTTTCAAGCTTTCAATCGCTTGTGTAAAGACCAACCCCTACGCGAACAACTCGGTCGCAAAGGTAAAGAATTAGCCCAGAGGAAGACATTTCATCGTTCGTTATATAAGGCTGAATGA
- a CDS encoding PpiC-type peptidyl-prolyl cis-trans isomerase encodes MLESLTKPSSISPATDTEILAYLRRVGKIAEIAALAERDSVILRACKQFQITVTNEELQAAGDAFRIEHQLLEASETLNWLSQQRISVEDWSLGIKIELLTKKLKEYLFGMEVDADYMDNCDRYRRVILSQILVTDLSDALKIVHLIQKENASFAALAVEYSQGQPSPENSDFVGVRLLVELMPEIAQAITDAVAGQVIGPIPTKLGYYILRVEKWLHPELSNSARDSILESLFQAWLHNSNAH; translated from the coding sequence ATGCTAGAAAGCCTAACCAAACCTTCATCAATTTCTCCAGCAACGGATACAGAAATTTTGGCTTACCTGCGTCGCGTTGGCAAAATTGCTGAGATTGCTGCTTTAGCAGAAAGAGATAGTGTAATTTTACGGGCTTGCAAGCAGTTTCAAATTACAGTTACCAACGAAGAATTACAAGCAGCCGGAGATGCATTTCGGATAGAACACCAGCTTTTGGAAGCATCAGAAACCCTCAATTGGCTATCTCAGCAGCGCATCTCTGTAGAAGATTGGTCTTTGGGAATCAAAATTGAACTCCTTACCAAAAAGCTGAAGGAATATCTGTTTGGTATGGAAGTCGATGCTGATTACATGGATAACTGCGATCGCTATCGACGAGTTATACTATCTCAGATTTTAGTAACTGACTTATCTGATGCCTTAAAAATTGTTCATTTAATTCAAAAAGAAAATGCTTCTTTTGCCGCCCTAGCCGTAGAGTATTCTCAAGGTCAACCATCTCCAGAAAATAGCGATTTTGTTGGCGTGCGTTTGCTAGTAGAATTGATGCCAGAAATTGCCCAAGCTATCACCGATGCAGTAGCAGGACAAGTAATAGGGCCAATTCCTACCAAACTTGGTTATTACATTCTCAGAGTTGAAAAGTGGTTACATCCTGAATTGAGTAACTCAGCGAGGGACAGTATTTTAGAATCTCTGTTTCAAGCTTGGCTGCACAATTCAAACGCGCATTAA
- a CDS encoding putative sugar transporter gives MNDSAADGSAKSEKLPFQTKLAYGAGDLGPAITANISIFFLLVFFTNVAGIPAGLAGSILMVGKIWDAVNDPFVGFLTDKTKSRRWGRRLPWLLYGAIPFGIFFFLQWIVPPLSAWGLFWYYVVIGMISQVFYTVVNLPYTAMTPELTQDYDERTSLNSFRFTFSIGGSILSLIFSKLVFSFISDRQQQYIVLAALCTVISVAALYWCVYGTRDRILAFEAKRIQIEEPASLPFIEQIKIVFSNRPFLFVIGIYLCSWLGVQITASIIPYFVVYCMRLQEADVPTVMIAVQGTALLMLFFWSNLSKKVGKKVVYFLGMSLWIIAAAGLYYLQPGQLVLMYVMAVMAGFGVSTAYLVPWSMIPDVIELDELQTGQRREGVFYGFMVLLQKFGLAFGLFLVGNALQAYGFKEAVVGQTGLPTQPESALQAIRLAVGPLPTICLIAGLVLTYFYPITREMHAEIMLKLKQRREQIE, from the coding sequence ATGAATGATTCTGCCGCTGATGGTTCTGCTAAAAGCGAAAAACTGCCGTTTCAAACCAAACTAGCCTATGGTGCAGGGGATTTAGGCCCGGCGATTACTGCCAATATTTCGATATTTTTTCTGTTAGTTTTCTTTACAAATGTCGCTGGGATTCCGGCGGGTTTGGCTGGCAGTATTTTGATGGTTGGGAAAATTTGGGATGCAGTCAACGATCCGTTTGTCGGGTTTTTAACTGATAAAACGAAATCGCGGCGTTGGGGTCGTCGTTTGCCTTGGCTATTATATGGGGCAATTCCCTTCGGAATTTTCTTTTTCTTGCAGTGGATTGTACCGCCCTTGAGTGCGTGGGGTTTGTTTTGGTATTACGTAGTCATTGGGATGATATCTCAGGTGTTTTACACTGTTGTCAATTTGCCTTATACGGCAATGACACCAGAACTCACCCAAGATTATGACGAACGTACCAGCCTCAACAGTTTTCGCTTTACCTTTTCCATCGGTGGTAGTATTCTATCGTTAATTTTTTCCAAACTTGTTTTTTCCTTCATTAGCGATCGCCAGCAACAATATATAGTATTAGCCGCACTCTGTACCGTAATTTCGGTAGCAGCCTTATATTGGTGCGTTTACGGTACGCGCGATCGCATTTTGGCATTTGAGGCTAAACGCATTCAAATAGAAGAACCTGCATCGCTTCCTTTCATTGAACAAATAAAAATCGTATTTAGCAACCGACCTTTTCTGTTTGTTATTGGTATATATCTTTGTTCTTGGTTGGGCGTACAAATTACAGCTAGCATTATTCCTTATTTTGTTGTTTACTGTATGCGCCTGCAAGAAGCCGATGTTCCTACAGTCATGATTGCAGTCCAAGGAACAGCTTTATTGATGCTTTTTTTCTGGAGTAATTTAAGTAAAAAAGTTGGCAAGAAAGTTGTTTATTTCTTAGGAATGAGTCTATGGATAATCGCCGCCGCCGGACTCTATTACTTACAACCTGGACAACTAGTTTTAATGTATGTAATGGCAGTTATGGCAGGTTTTGGCGTTTCTACAGCTTATCTAGTTCCCTGGTCAATGATTCCAGATGTGATTGAATTAGATGAACTCCAAACAGGACAACGCCGCGAAGGAGTTTTTTATGGCTTTATGGTATTGTTGCAAAAATTTGGTTTAGCTTTTGGTTTATTTTTAGTCGGAAATGCTTTGCAAGCATACGGTTTTAAAGAAGCTGTAGTTGGACAAACTGGACTACCCACACAACCTGAGTCAGCATTACAGGCTATTCGTCTTGCAGTTGGGCCTTTACCGACAATTTGTTTGATTGCGGGTTTAGTTTTAACGTATTTTTATCCAATTACTCGTGAAATGCACGCCGAAATCATGTTGAAACTCAAACAACGGCGAGAACAGATTGAGTAA